cagcctatccaagtcaccctgaattctcctaacatcctcatcacatgtcacactgccacccagcttagtatcatcagcaaatttgctgatgttattttcaatgccttcatccaaatcgttgacgtaaattgtaaacagctgtggtcccaataccgagccctgtgacaccccactagtcaccacctgccattccgagaaacacccattcaccgctaccctttgctttctatctgccaaccagttttctatccatgtccatgtcttccccccgatgccctgagctttgattttacccaccaatctcctatgtgggaccttatcaaatgccttctgaaaatcgaggtacactacatccactggatctcccctgtctaacttcctggttacatcctcaaaaaactccaacagattagtcaagcatgatttacccttggtaaatccatgctggcttggcccaatcctagttcctgaatacttttggtgtATATTATGgaatttgggctgctgatcatgaaaatcgctATAACATTTTCCCATTACGcactaattttttaaaaaatcacctatatttgttatttcaattcataattcaaggcAGAATAAATGATGCTAAGATTAAGAAAGGCAATTTTGTTGATCCACAAATTAAACAGGTCATTAAtggcaggcaattcaaagaacttcccgagaaaatcacatggaaggcattcaaggatgttgttgaaaattttcttggcaactgcaGCACACCAAACtaggtgcagctggttgacaacgtgcttcaagcatacaaaaccatgaagtgcaaaatGTTGCTAAATATTCATTTTCTGCAtctccatttagacttcttccctgcaaatcttggcgctgtcagtgacgagcatggggaaaggtttcaccaggacattgcaaacaagaagaaacagtatcagggcaactggagtcCATCAATGCCgggtgattattgttggacacttaagcgagaagcctcagacactgagtacaaacaaaaatcatcaacaaaaacgtttttagcttagttgaactattgcaaagtgttagcactgttatgcaattaaatgcattatattcagtaAGTTaatttgttgctcctccaaattcctacgtaatacaagtagtctgaaattatatttgtgttcagcttcaagcgatcataaacaaaaaaaaattacaaggaagCAACACTTACGAAAAAATGTGTTGTCCAGTATTATTGTATAGAAGACAGAGTGAGATTAACTTGTTTTTTTTAGGCTGAATGTAAACACTGCAGTGTCCTAAGGATCTCTACCCTTCATTCACATGTTCACTAATGACATAGAGGAGGAGGAGCAGAACGTAAGGtggccaagtttgctgacaacacaagaATATTTCAGAGAGCATGTTGCAGTGAAGATTCTATGGTAAGAGACATGTGTGAATTGATGAAGACTTGGCAAGTGAAGCTTCATGTGGGGAAAGTGTGAAGTCATACAATTCAGTAAGATTATAGGGGGTCTagagaggggtagcacctctggtgtagaggcttgttgtgtccattctggggcagctcaatCACCTTTgatccccaccagacactcagctcttacCTGTGGTtctaagtagctgtttgcatgcgacggCGACCGCACCgcttcgacaggtgggctaaatgAGGTGAGGATAGACAGCAGGCTTCGTACCCTGGTGagttagggacatgcctgtcccagcatgtgaagtcagctctggcagactgggcaGGTGAGATCTCTAGTGAGATCTGACAGCCAAGAAGGTGGTACAGCAATGCTCGGTGGAGAGCGAAGAACACAAAAGGCACGGGagacatcatggtcatccactgtaaccaaggaagtccccagtttgtgatgtttatcTGTTCCACTGTACCTcaacttctgaggtcaagagagtggaactgcctaaATGCAAGGACCTTTCCTCCCTTTAAAAACTCTCTCACACAGATTCCCTGTCATGGTCGGAAACGTTGGACAGCCACCAAACACAAGGCAGATTATACTGTAAATAGAGAGAGAATGGAAATGAATGCAGTACTGGGGGATCTTTGTGTATGAATCACAAATGGTTAACGGGTAGTTCCAGAAAGTAGTTATAAAGATAAGTGAAGTGGCCTTCACTGTAAGAAGGTTAGAGTTTAGAAATAGCTTTTAAACTTCTAGGTatgcaatgagagagagacatgagcGAGAACTGGAGTGAGGCAGCTCGTATGATAGCTATGACTATCATAGCTGGCCTATGACAGTTGCAAGGGTCTGGTCCAAGTCAGTGAGGCCAAGGGGAATGGAGTAACTGGTGAACTGTCACGATGCAGGAATGGTTCGGTGACTGATGAGGGAGAGGAGCAGCAGCTCTTTATTGTGTAGTAGTGTAGGCCTCCGTCAGcctcgatagaccatggagttgcaccttggaaagtttccagggcgcaagcctgggtaaggtttttttttaatgggctgttgcccaagctgcaagtctcccctctccatgccactgatgttgtccaagggaagggcattaggacccatacagcggtgtcatcgcagagcaatgtgtggttaagtgctttgctcaaggacacacatgcagcctcagccaaggctcgaactagcgaccttcagatcactagaccaacgccttaaccacttggccacgtgctcCTTATTGTATCACCTGAAATAAAAGAGACGACAGAAAACTTCTCGATGTTCATTGCTTTTTTAACTCTGTGTTTCTTATTTTACAAATGATATCAGGTGGAAAAAGAACAAGCACTAACCTttcattctcccatcccattcaTACAGAGAGGGCACTTCCTGCATGGGATCAGACTCTGCCTGAGGAAGGTGGAGCTGTAAATGTTTTTATGAAATGAGTCTTTCAGGTAATTTTTAATTCTTTAGACACTATTTTGATATCTAGTATAAGACTATGATCAAGCAGATTCCCCCTGCTTCTTATCCATCTCTATTTGCTGCCTCAATTCACTGCTCCTCTTCTTGTCGATCTCCTTCATCTCCTGGATTTTCTGTAACAGACACACAACAGATATTAGTCAAGAGATGACTGAAGTGTGAAGATCATTATCGCTCAACAAGACGTTGCTGATTGATGCACACTACACTGGCGAATACAATTCCTTTTTTGCATAACTAATAGCTGACAACAATCAGGAGTGAGTAAGACCACTTTTACGGGAGGatagagagaaaagagtgaatgAGTGAAGAAAGAGTACAAAAGGAATGAAGAAGTGGGATGGTTCAAAAAGGAATGAGAGGGGTTTTACAGGGATTGTGAGAGATGAAGAGTTCCTATAGGGGATATGGAGACGGGAGATTCTGTAGGAAATAAAAAGGATGTGATAGATAGGAGATGACAGGAAGAGGTGAACTACAGAAAGAACTGTGAACAAGATGATGGGCAGTGAAGGTACAATCCTTGGACTCAGCCAAGGGGAAGAGTTAAAAATTCAACATGATCTATCCAGAACAGTGAGTGGGTCCAGTTCTGTTATGATCAGACAGTACCTTTCTCAGTCCAGTGAGGATAAAGCCCACACTAGGCTTCTCCACAACTGTATCTATGATTAAGTGGAGTTCAGGTGCACTAGATGGAAATGTTTGGGATTACTTGTTGCTCTGCAAGTATCTCCCCATAGTACCTGGGAAATTTCTGCGTGAATGATTCCACGGAATTCCTTCCCTCGGCCAAAGGATTCCATTTGCTCCAGGAACTGCCTTCTCTCTTCAATCTCATTACATACTGAACAGGAGGGAAGAGAAAGACAAAATAGTAATGGCCATTCCCATCCCTGACAGCACTTGGCCACCCGCATCACTTTCTGCCTCACTCTCAGATACTGTACTCCCCTATTCCCTCAATTATCCCCTTCTTTATCACTAACTTGGAAAGTACTTTCCCAAACTATTCCATCCTCAGGCACCACGCCTTCCAGTCTTCTCTCTCCACCCTCaccaacacaacatcctgacaCTTGCTCTCACCCTCAGTCAGCAGTCACCACTCTCCCAACCTAGACGTTCCTGACTATAAACTCCCATTCTCTGACAACATCTAGCACACCATCCTGCAGTATACTCTCAACTTCGTCCACTTTAATTAGTGCAAACACCCATTTCTAATGGGCTGTATCACCGTCTGATATGGGATATATGCTacagcacaggattgaaagaagctacagaaagtcgtaaaattagtcagctccatcatgggtactagtctccataggatccaagacatcttcaaggagcggtgcctcagaaaggcagtgtccactaTTAAGGATCCCTGTcaccatcacctaggacataccCGCTTCTCAttgcatcagggaggaggtacagaagcctgaaggcacacacgcagcaattcaggaacagcttcctctctgccatccaattcctaaatggacattaaacccaccaactaattttttaaattatttttgtttttgcactatttttaatttaactattttatatacatgtatatacttactataattaatatatttattatgtattgcattggactgcCGCCCCTAAGTTAACAAAGGACACGACATACGCacgtgatattaaatctgattctgattcaatagaGCATTCTTGCCACTTTCGTTTCTGCCCACATTCCAGCATCTCAACAAGTTGGGGGTGTGGGGCTTGACTGGACAGCATGGTGGTGCAGCTGTCTCACAGTTCTAGAGACCTCAGTTGCTGTCCGAGATCACAGTGAGGTGCATGAGCTCCTCTGCATACTCTTAATCCTTCCTTCATTCCAATGATGTggtggtaggttaactggctgcTGCAAATTGCCCTTAGAGTAGGTTAACTCTGAAAGGTGAGGGGCATGTGAGAGAAAATAAACTGGAATGGCCTCCCCTGCTGTCAGCCTCCTGAAGCTACTCTTCAAATCCTGAGCAACAATTTCAACAACCCAGGATCAGAGACACAAGGGGAGCAGAACCAAACAGGTGAACACCAGAATCACAACCAGTACAGGAAACAGGCGCTGGATCATGAGCAGGACCACTGCCAGATTCTAGATTAGCATTAAAGGTGCGTGCTGGTGAGTTGCTGGTGGCAGAAGTACTTACGCTCGTCGAACCGGTCAATTTCTGGcttctcttcttcctcctcctttggTCTTTGTTTCTTGTCTGGCATTGGACCATCCTTCCCAGTAGCCATGATATTCTGCAGGCGCTGCTTTTCCTTCTCTAAGTTTCCTGAGGTTAACCATCACAGCGGACGAGTTAGAGAACGAGCACAAGAAGGAGGTACAATGATAAGTTTGTAGGTGACTTGGTAACTGGTGGTGTTTTAGGAGCAAAAAGGATAGTCATTGGCTGCAGGAAGGCATTGATCAATTGGTAAACTGGGCAGggcaatgacagatggaattcaatcaaGTAAGTGTGAGTGTAATGGTCAGCACATACACACTGAATGGTAGGGCTGAAGGGAGCATTGAAGAACAGAGGGGCATTCGCATACAAGTCCAAGGATTCCTGAAGTtagcaggatagataaataaagtggtaaagaaggcatacaggaCACTTGCCTTCATTGGCTGAGTGACAGATATAAGAACATGGAGTAATAGTACAACTTTGTTAGATATTGGTTAGGCCACGGTGGTGGATGTGAACAATTCTGGTTCTATCTATTGTATAAAAGTTGTATGACTAAGGATATGACTGAACTAGAGAGGATCCAGGATATTGATGGTTTGGAGTATTTCTGTTATCAAGCTgtgtttgttttctttggagcagaggagaCTGAGGGACCTggtaaaggtatacaaaattatgaggggcttaAATAGAGTAGATAACAGGAAATCCTTCTCCATTAGCAGAGGTGTCTAAAACTAAAGGACCAAGGTTGATGGCAACAGGCAAGAGGTTTAGAGGAGACCTAAGGAAAAGGTTTTCTCCCAGGGGATGGCTGGAATTTGGAACGCACTgcctgggtgggtgggtgggggaggcagACACTCTCACAACATTTCAGAAGTAGTTAGACGTGTACTTGAATCACTAAGGTATAGaaggctatgaaccaagtgctagAAAGTGGAATTGGTGCAAGTGATAACTTGAAGTTTAGCATGAACCTGTGGGGACAGTCAAGCAGAGGTAGTTAGAATGAGGCCAAGAAATAGCAAATCAGGAGACACAGTTAGTAAATCAGAAAGACTAAAACGTGTCCTCACAAAGCTGAACAAACTCCCAGCAGAAACAGACAATGGCCCCGCACGGTTGGAAAAAATCCCAGCAGAAGCTGACAATGTCCCCACAAAGCTGGGCAAAATCCCAGCAGAatctaaaaattattttaaaaaaagaaagactAAAATGAGTGAGACTGATGGCAGAGTGAAAGGGGCACAGACTTATAGACAAGAGTCAGAATGTCAAAGAGAGAAACATTAAAGGAGGAGTGAGACAGTGTCAGAGGCACAGAGAATCAGAGACAAGGATAATGAGAGACAGAGGTAATGGAAGACACAGATAACGACAGACATGGATAATACCAGAGAGTGTGAATACAAGAAGATCACAGTGTGGTGGACTGGTGTGTTCAGACAAGCACATCAGAGAATGACAGTGACAGAGGCAGGCATGAGAGATAGGGCAACAAGGCAAGAGTGACAAAGGGTGAGTGGAGGGTAAGGTATAAGAAACTGGGATTCAGAATTACAGAATCAGCAACAGAATAACAGGGCTCGTAGTAGCATGTGTTGAGAGTGGGAGAAAGTGAGAAACAGAGCCTAAGTCAGATATGGTGGTAGGCTTTTGTGGATGGGAAAAGGCGACTGTGAGAGAGTACAGCAGGAATGTTAAACAATTAAGTGTTTCAACATGGAAACAGATACAGACCATTTAGCTCCTGGTTATTTCTGTCACTTGTACAATCTGTGATCTAACTTCACATTTCTCCTTTCCCATATCTCTTCATATCTTTAGTTATCAAAATTTTACTAATTTCTGAAACAGTATTCACAGGTTCAATAAGCATTGGTTGCCTTTTTCCAAAAGCACGAACAAGCAAGTCTGAGAAACTAATAATGGAAAACAAAGAGGCGGTAGATGAATTAAAGAGGAATTTTGCATGCTGTGACTGACGTTAGCAGACACAACTAACATCCCAGAAATAGTTGTTAAACAGGAgttgaaagggaaggaagaattTAGGAAAAACAGAATCACCAGGGAAGGAGTACTGAACAAGTTGTTACTGTCACTGTTCCTGATGGATTTCATCGTACGGTCTTAATAAAAACGGCTAGGTGATGTAAATCAACTAACAGCAGGTGCTGGAAGGacccagcaggttgggcagcatctgtagagaaagaAAGAGACTTTACATTTCAGGTTAAGAACCTTCAGAACAGGTGAAGAATAAGGAATTATCTGGGTGAGAACATACACAACCCTCAAGTGACTTGACAagggtggatgttgagaggatggtCTCTTCTCAGAAAGTCTAGTTAGAGACCtgtgtttaaaaataaggggtcATTCTTTTTAAGCCGGGTGAGATTATATTAATCCCTTTAGAGGCTTGTGAACCCTCAGATTTTTTCTCAAAGAGGGATGGCAGCAGATTCTTTGAATTAAAAAATTCCCATGGCACAGGTGGGTAGTTTCCTGATCTGCAAGGGGGTGAAAGTTTACCAGAGCAGATGGGAATGTAGCATTCAGATTACATGGTTTTACTGGATGATAGAACCGGCTAGAAGGTGAGCTACCCACTCCTACTCCTAATTCTTTTGTGCAAATGTACATTGATCTTGAACAGAAGAAATATGACAAATCCATTCATTAATAATGTCAAGTGTTATCAAATGGCATTGACTACAACCTGCTCACCCATGGCCAGGTTGGGCTTCACCAGGACTGCCTTGCTCCAGACCTCTTTGTAGACGTGTCTGAAATCTACATCTCACAGCTGAAATTTCAGGAATAAAATGAGCTGAGCGACTGCTTTTGACATCACAGCAACACTGGACCAAGTGTAGGGGTAGGAACCCTGGTAAGCTGATGTCACTTGACATTAgggtgcttcccttcctccaccaccaatgATGCCCTCAACTGGCCCTCTTCCATTCTGGGCACATCTGCCCTCAGGCAatcttcccaccaccccaccagggatagaattcctcttgtcctcagctaccaccccaccagcccccacgtccagcacgtaattctcaGTGACTCTGGCCATCTCAACTGGATCCCgcattaccattcagggccccaaacagtccttccaagtgaggtgacacttcacctgtgagtctattggggtcatctactgtatccggtgtggtctcctgtatatcagtgaggcccaacatagattgggagaccagttCCTGGGAATTTAAAGGAATACTCACCTGGATTCGCCTATCACTTACAGTCATtgggtcatagaaaagtacagcatagaaacgaGCACTTCagtctatctagtccatgccgaactacaggcgtcccctgctttacgaatgtttgctttacgccacttccCTGTTACAAAAGTTAGTAACCTGTttccacattacaaagaggatttccCCTTTTTAAgaaattttttcccatataaattgctttacgccattttggcttaagaaaggttttgtaggaatgctctacctttgtaaaggggggggcgATGACACCTGTAtataaactgcctagtcccatcaacctacatcgagaccatagccctccatacaccatgtacctaaccaaacttctcttaaacgttgaaatagaGCTTGCtctcaccacttgtgctggcagctcatttcacattctcacgaccctctgagtgaagaggtttctcctcatgtcctccttaaacttttcacctttcacccttaactcctgACGTCtgcttgtagtcccacccaatttcaatggaaaaagcttgcttgcatttaccctatttatactccttataattttatatacttctatcaaacctcccttcaatcttctacattccaaggaataaactaacctgttcaatctttccttataactcaggtcctccaatcccagcaatatccttataaattttctccgTCTTCTTTCAAtcctatttacatctttcctgtacgtGGGTTACCAacactgcaaacaatactctGAATTAGGCCTAATAAGAAACTtgtcagcttgtactcttcccctcccccaccccaccttcttattgtgacttgttcctccttcctttccagtgctgatgaagggtttcggcccgaaatgttgactgtttattcctttccatagaagctgcctgatcctgctgagttcctccagcattttgcgcttgttgctctggatttccagcatctgcagaacatcTATTCTCTTTgaaaatttaaaggagatatacgaggcaggttttttttacaaagagagtggtgggttcCTGTAAAGCGCTGACAGGTGTGGTGCCGGAAGCAGATATGCGAGTGGcacttaagaggcttttagataggcatcTAAATATGCAGGCAATAGATGGAtctggaccatgtacaggcagaagggattaatttaattTGGCATAATCGTTGGCACAGACACTGTGGGTctaaggcctgtttctatgctgtactgatCCATATTCTATGATTGaactttactatcaaagtatcATGTTGCAAAGCAAAGACCAATATATTCTTATTAAAATGTGGTTCCCAGAACAACCAACAGTGCTTCAACTtaatcacagctgcagaaaaaccTCCTCTTCTTTAGGCTTCCAACTTTTCATTATTCAAATTGTCCTTTGCTTTAGATCCAAAGATGTTTACTGCATTAAAGCCCATTtgcataattttaaataaatgcCTAAACTTGGAATAACAGTAAACTTCAAATGTCTAAGTTTGCCAACTTGCAGTTATTTGGAATTGCTTTAGAATTTAAACAACTAAATTCTTACTGATGTCTCCTCTTTTAGGATCCATGCAAATAACTTATTTCACAACCAACTTGGATGTTTAGCAAGTTGTCGCTAATGTTATCACATTCGGTACATCTGATCACCTACTTGTTGGTCGAGGCCTAAATTTTTCCCGTTGGTATGCGCCACCGGCACGACAACTTTCCGCAGGACGTAGTTGTGGTTTGGAGAAGAGGTCGGCTCGGAGAGATGGAGCTGGTGGCAGTGGAGTGGGCTCTGACACCCGGCTGGATGTGGGATTACAATTCACTGGTAAAGAATCACCCTCTGGGAAAAAAACCAtagaaaaaggaaaataataaacacaactGATCATTCCTATGATGGCCCTAATGAGATTAATATCATTGACCAATTAAAATTATATACTAAAGCCCAGATCATTATGTCCTTTAAAAAGAGTCTTGCTCCTAATTCTGACTGCTGGGGGGCATTCCATTGTACCTTTCTTTCCCGTCTGAAAAACAAACCTTAAATCAAAGCTATCACTGCCTATAGTGGCTACTTTAAAAACAAACTAAAACCGCTCAGCAgcattggggggagggggtgacaCTATTATGTGCTCCAAAATGACCAATTTCTAAGTTGAAGAAAGTACGTTTGTATGTTCGATCCTTTATTAAGAAAGCAGCAAAAGCAAACGATCTTGTAATGACAAAAGTAAAATATAACAAAATGGTCTAAGCATATTTAAACACACCTGAGAGTTAGCAAATTTAAATGTTCTAAGCCAAGAGTTTTTAAATGTACTTAAACAATATGCCGTTAACAAAAAAAATAATTCCCTGACTTACTCCCTACTCTAACCAGACTAAAAGCTGACCAAAGACAAAGCGTGGATACATAATTATAGTCCTCACTTCTACCATACCTCAACCCACCTGACAAATTACCCATAATAAACATGAAACACAAAATATAACAcaaacagacagaaaatagatacatagGTCCTACACTGCTCCTGTAATAAATGGATTCAATTTGCACCTGAGGACATAGAAGACTGAAGAGGGGGGAACTTGGAAGAACACACTGGAGGGGCTCAGAGTGTGAGGCAGTAGGGAATGGACAGTCAACCTGAACTGAAAATAGAAGGCAGACTGTCAGTATAAAGTGATCTGGAGCGGTCTTCAGGTTGGAGATCTCATATATCTTTTCATTTTTCCGAAGTACTCAAACCTGCTGACATTAGGGCCATCTGACCCTTTAACCCTTTAGTTTTGGCTTGCCTAGAGTTGGAGCTGGCTCCTTGCCCAGCCTCCTACGATCTGCTTCCCAATCAGACAAATCCTGTAAGGTGCAGATCCACATGGAATCTTCTCCCAGTCTGAGTACCTACCTCTGATATCTACTCTAGTATTTTGTGCTGCTGGTTAAGCTTGTACCCTAATTCAATGTAGCTTACCCCGGTCAAGGGGCTAATGTGTTATCCTTACATAGGAATTTCTGAACAAATGCCGTAACCTCTGATAAGCTCATGCAACCTTCAGCTTGTGAGGGCCAGGTCTAAACACAGAACCAATTAAAGCCAGAAGCCTGCCTTGCCTGAAGAAGGCAAAGTGAAGAACAAGACAGCTTTTCCAATTTGTACATTGGGTCAGTAACAAACATTTCTAGAGGCAGAGTTTAATAAAGAATAAATCTATCCCGCTCCACCAATCACTGTCAATCATCATTTGGAAACAGAGACAAAATTACTGTAGGATATAACCCTAACCCATAAAAAAATCTCCCAGGACAGGCACCACATGAGAATTTATTTACTACAAAACAGAGAGTGTGGAACGTGTGTGAATGTACTCACCCTGGAGCCTTCTGTTTAGCTGCCTCTGTTGGAACAGATTCAGTTTGGATTCCTGCATCATCACTGTGTCAAGACAGATGAGGAAAGTCAGAAATCCTGCAACAGCAATAGGAGGGGTACAAAATATATCCGTGGGGAGCTGGCCTGCTCCATTATGTTGCTCTCTCTTTCTGCGGCTGTGCATCCACTCATTGAACGTTTGTATGTTTGCATCCTCAGAATCACGTTTAGTATCACTGACTTAAGAttatgtgaaatttgctgttttgcagcagcagtacagtgcaaacacCAAAAATTACGATGTTACAAAAATAGTGCTCAAGAAAATTTGATGTTCTACATTCTAAAAAAGGGATAATGAGATGGAACATCTagaaatctgacgacagaggggaaggagctgcttttaagttgttgagtgtgtgccttcaggctcctgtacctcctctctgacggtagtagcaagaagagggcatgtcccagatggtgagggatgCCACCTTCTTCAGGCACAGTCCTTGGtggtgggagggttgtgcctgtgatggactggctgagtctacagccctctgcagtcTCCTATGACCCCGTGCATCCATATCAGGTGGcaatgcttttcactgtacacCTGTGGACATTTGTAAGAGTCCAAGGCGACATACTGAATCTTTTCAAACTGGCATGCCTACTTCATGACTGCATCactgtgttgggcccaggatagatcctccagGATGTACAGGAAATCTTCTTTCTATTCATACACGTACTTCTCTCTCTGTTACCCTGATTTTGAACCACTCTTTCTGTGCATGTGTACTGTAAAGGTAAAACCAAAACAACTTCATATCCATTTTC
This region of Hemitrygon akajei chromosome 31, sHemAka1.3, whole genome shotgun sequence genomic DNA includes:
- the c31h22orf23 gene encoding UPF0193 protein EVG1 isoform X2, with amino-acid sequence MSGQQGAEKVHTGSGFWNCAKASYSKETVDALRVMMQESKLNLFQQRQLNRRLQEGDSLPVNCNPTSSRVSEPTPLPPAPSLRADLFSKPQLRPAESCRAGGAYQREKFRPRPTRNLEKEKQRLQNIMATGKDGPMPDKKQRPKEEEEEKPEIDRFDELCNEIEERRQFLEQMESFGRGKEFRGIIHAEISQKIQEMKEIDKKRSSELRQQIEMDKKQGESA
- the c31h22orf23 gene encoding UPF0193 protein EVG1 isoform X1, which gives rise to MSGQQGAEKVHTGSGFWNCAKASYSKETVDALRGFLTFLICLDTVMMQESKLNLFQQRQLNRRLQEGDSLPVNCNPTSSRVSEPTPLPPAPSLRADLFSKPQLRPAESCRAGGAYQREKFRPRPTRNLEKEKQRLQNIMATGKDGPMPDKKQRPKEEEEEKPEIDRFDELCNEIEERRQFLEQMESFGRGKEFRGIIHAEISQKIQEMKEIDKKRSSELRQQIEMDKKQGESA